In Antechinus flavipes isolate AdamAnt ecotype Samford, QLD, Australia chromosome 3, AdamAnt_v2, whole genome shotgun sequence, a genomic segment contains:
- the LOC127557243 gene encoding LOW QUALITY PROTEIN: free fatty acid receptor 4-like (The sequence of the model RefSeq protein was modified relative to this genomic sequence to represent the inferred CDS: inserted 1 base in 1 codon; deleted 2 bases in 1 codon), with translation MLQLLDSPVGPGGLGGRGSGREEGKGSPPLPLGPHGVKRTFFPFFLEFKGDQRLALSIVETVAQALIFMASLVGNVCSIQLLACQQHWRTTTCLVLNLFSADLLFITAILLVLALRWTQEWLLGDLACHLXICTLVWPSVQGEISWDVLFVILNFFVLGLVIVISYSKILQIIKASRKRLNVKLAYSEDRHIWVSQQDYKLFWTLLVLMVSFFIMWSPIIITVFLILIQNFQQDLVIWPSLFFWIVVFTFANSAVNPILYSTSHFQKEWWRGLFFCSLLPEKTNMAMDTSMRRNDLCVVTG, from the exons ATGCTGCAGCTCCTAGATAGCCCCGTGGGTCCAGgagggctgggggggagggggagtggaagggaagaggggaaagggtcACCGCCCCTTCCCTTGGGA CCACATGGGGTTAAGCGgaccttcttccctttcttcttggaGTTCAAGGGGGACCAGCGACTGGCCCTGAGCATCGTGGAGACGGTCGCACAGGCCTTGATCTTCATGGCGTCCCTGGTGGGCAATGTGTGCTCCATTCAGCTGCTGGCATGCCAGCAGCACTGGCGCACCACCACCTGCCTGGTGCTCAACCTCTTCAGTGCTGACCTGCTCTTCATCACGGCCATCCTGCTGGTGCTGGCCTTGCGCTGGACCCAGGAGTGGCTGCTGGGTGACCTCGCCTGCCATT CTATTTGTACATTGGTCTGGCCCAGCGTCCAAGGAGAAATCTCTTGGGATGTGTTGTTTGTGATTTTGAACTTTTTCGTGCTGGGATTGGTTATTGTGATAAGTTACTCCAAAATCTTACAGATTATAAAAGCTTCCAGAAAAAGGTTAAACGTCAAACTGGCCTATTCGGAAGACCGCCACATCTGGGTCTCCCAACAAGATTACAAACTGTTCTGGACTCTTCTTGTGCTCATGGtctcatttttcatcatgtgGAGCCCCATTATCATCACTGTTTTCTTGATCTTGATCCAGAACTTCCAGCAGGACCTGGTGATATGGCCATCCCTATTCTTCTGGATCGTAGTATTTACATTTGCCAACTCTGCAGTCAACCCCATTCTGTACAGTACTTCCCACTTTCAGAAGGAGTGGTGGAGGGGCCTTTTCTTCTGCTCCTTGCTGCCTGAGAAGACCAACATGGCTATGGACACTTCAATGAGAAGAAATGACTTGTGTGTGGTCACAGGCTGA